A section of the Nakamurella deserti genome encodes:
- a CDS encoding YcnI family protein: protein MALTAVGLLLGPLAGIASAHVSVVSPGATQGGYTKVTFRVPTESDTPTTKVEVAMPTDTPIASVRVQPKEGWSYQVITAAPATSLAGDDGAVTEIVSRVVWTATGDGIKPGEFDEFDISAGPLPDTDQVVFKVLQTYGGGDVVSWIEEPVAGAEEPEHPAPVLALAPAGADDTHMGTAMAAETAADGTTSNSAAAQATSTGTATTLAIIGVVLALIAVAGAAYAITRGRRTVG from the coding sequence GTGGCCCTGACTGCCGTCGGCCTGCTGCTGGGACCGCTCGCCGGGATCGCCTCGGCGCATGTGTCCGTCGTGTCCCCCGGCGCCACCCAGGGTGGGTACACCAAGGTGACCTTCCGCGTTCCGACGGAGAGCGACACACCCACGACGAAGGTCGAAGTGGCGATGCCCACCGACACCCCGATCGCCTCGGTCCGCGTGCAGCCGAAGGAAGGCTGGTCCTACCAGGTGATCACGGCGGCGCCGGCGACGTCACTGGCGGGCGACGACGGAGCCGTCACCGAGATCGTGAGCCGCGTCGTGTGGACCGCGACCGGCGACGGCATCAAACCCGGCGAGTTCGACGAATTCGACATCTCCGCCGGACCGCTGCCCGACACCGACCAGGTCGTGTTCAAGGTGCTGCAGACCTACGGCGGCGGAGACGTCGTGTCCTGGATCGAAGAACCGGTCGCGGGAGCGGAGGAGCCGGAGCATCCCGCACCGGTCCTGGCCCTGGCCCCGGCGGGCGCGGATGACACCCACATGGGCACGGCGATGGCAGCCGAGACGGCCGCTGACGGCACCACCTCCAACAGCGCTGCCGCGCAGGCGACGTCGACCGGAACGGCCACCACGCTGGCGATCATCGGGGTCGTCCTCGCGCTGATCGCGGTGGCCGGTGCGGCCTACGCCATCACCCGCGGGCGACGAACCGTCGGCTGA